Genomic segment of Ptychodera flava strain L36383 unplaced genomic scaffold, AS_Pfla_20210202 Scaffold_95__1_contigs__length_380228_pilon, whole genome shotgun sequence:
aaggaCCCAGCTTCGAGAGTGCTAAGAACGCATCGATCTGTCTCTCGCTGATAAAGTGCAGTTGCTCAAGCATTTACAGCTACCCGGTGTTAGCCAGGCATCAGCCGCCAAGAAGTTTGGTGTTTCAACCTCGCAAGTTTCGCGGTTAGTGAAAGCCAAGCAACAGATCTTCGATCAGTTTGACACCGGCAATCACAACCGTAAGCGACAGAGAGCTGGCAAGGAAGAAGAAGTTGGCAGTGCACTGTtcctatggtttcagcagaaaATTAGCCAGGGCGCCCGACTCTCTGGGCCGTTGCTGAAGCAGAAGGCAACTGAGCTCGCTGCGGCAGAGGGGAGCGAATTCACTCCATCCGATGGTTGGCTGTCACGTTGGAAAAGTCGCCACAACATCGCCTACAAGAAGGAGCAAGGTGAAAAGCAGAATGCAGACTTTCCAGCGCCCCAACACTGGAGACAacacatcatactggccatttTGCAAGCGTACAACAAGGATGACATCTTTAATGCAGACGAAACTGGCCTGTATTATCGCGGCTTCCAGAAAGGGACACTGCCTCAAAGGTGACGAACTGGTGGGTGGAAAGAAGGCAATGGAGAGAATCACCACCCTCGTATGTGCAAACATGTCGGGGACGGAGAAACGCCCACTTTTCATCATCGGCAAAAGTAGGCAACCGCGTTGTTTTCCAAGGGACCCGTCCCGGCTTCCAGTCGACTACGGTCATTCCAAAAATGCTTGGATGACAGGCGAATGGTTTGCAAAGTGGCTGAAGAAGTGGGACGGTGAACTGCGCTGCAAACGTCGCCGTATCTGTCTGCTGGTGGACAACTGTTCAGCTCATCCGTCAAACGTTGCACTGACGAACATTGAGCTGAAGTTCCTGCCACCGAACACGACCAGTTTGATTCAACCTCTTGACATGGGCGTTATCAAAAACTGGAAGGGTCACTACAGAAGCCGACTGAACTCTCGTGTCATCGCCGCACTTGACGCCGATCCTGACCGACGAGCTGTTGATGTCGCGAAGCTATTCACCGTCTTGGATGCAATCTACCTAGCGAAGGAGTCGTGGGATGCTGTCAAGCCGCAAACAGTCGTTGGGTGTTTTCGTAAAGCTGGTTTGTCAGACTCTGAGGCTACCGATGCTGTAGTTGATGTCGATCCGCTGGCGGATGTGCCGACTCCAGGAAACATGACGTCAGAAGAATTCAACGATTACATCGAGATGGACAACGCGATTGAGGTCACCGGTGAGCTTTCCGACGTGGAGCTTCTTGAGTCCGTCCGCGAAGCGAAACGGTCGAGGCTGGAAGATCCCGACTCCGACTCTGACATCGAGAATGAACCACCGCCACTCACCGTGAAAGAACAGATGGACATGGTCGACTACCTTCGCCGGTTCACGCAGAGAAAGGGCATGATTTCTGCCCTACCAATGCTTCGCCAGATCGAGAACGCCGTCTATGCTAACGTTGCAGAAGTGAAGAAACAGCGTACGATCGATTCGTTTTTCAATTAAGTAGACACTCTTACTCAAAAATTTGCACCAGCCTTCAGTAGCTTAAAAAACACAGAGACAACAGAAAAAACTGCCTGGAACTTGCTATCAGCTGACTTTATTGAATGTACGTCGTGCAGTTTTTTGTTTTCcggtattttttgtgtgtacatGCCTCTCCGACCTTTTTATGTATATctttcatacatacattttcttttattcttcaaagtttattttctgtcaGTAATTCATGCATTCCACATTTTGTGAAAGGTGAAATACGTTGCAATAAACAGAAATTTAATGTATCAATGTGCGTGCGATGTAGTCTGTGTATTCACGATAGTGTATGGTGAATGTGTGTGGGTGTGGTCGACCCATTTATAAACCTGCCGCATAATCGGGACTGCCGGTTAATCGGGATAAATTGTCTGCTCCCGAGGTGTCCCGTTTACGTGGCGGCGACTGTATATAGATTTGCAAGTGAACTAATTGTGATATGTCACACTCTTA
This window contains:
- the LOC139129154 gene encoding tigger transposable element-derived protein 6-like, whose translation is MVGCHVGKVATTSPTRRSKVKSRMQTFQRPNTGDNTSYWPFCKRTTRMTSLMQTKLACIIAASRKGHCLKGDELVGGKKAMERITTLVCANMSGTEKRPLFIIGKSRQPRCFPRDPSRLPVDYGHSKNAWMTGEWFAKWLKKWDGELRCKRRRICLLVDNCSAHPSNVALTNIELKFLPPNTTSLIQPLDMGVIKNWKGHYRSRLNSRVIAALDADPDRRAVDVAKLFTVLDAIYLAKESWDAVKPQTVVGCFRKAGLSDSEATDAVVDVDPLADVPTPGNMTSEEFNDYIEMDNAIEVTGELSDVELLESVREAKRSRLEDPDSDSDIENEPPPLTVKEQMDMVDYLRRFTQRKGMISALPMLRQIENAVYANVAEVKKQRTIDSFFN